GGGAGTTCCTAAGTTCAAGGTTCTCAGGCACTTGAACGGGAACCTCCCATGCGACGTGGTTACTCTACGATCACCCCGGCGGTGGTCCACGCGCTGACGCGCCGGCCCTTGGAACGGACCCTCGATTGGACCGACTACAAGACGTCGATCACGAGCACCCAGTTGTTCGACCTGATACTGCTGGTCGCGAGCACCACGCGAACCCTGTTCGCGGTGGCGACCCGGTACTTCCACTTCTCGCACGAGACCGCGCGACAGGGCGTTCGTGCGAACCTGGGCTCCGAGGACCACCTCACGGCCCGGTTGGTTGATGCCCTTCATGACGTGGCCCGGTTCACGCGCCGGGACCGGAGGCGCCGGTGGACGTGCGCCATCGACGTGCATTACGTGCCGTTCTACGGGGACCGCTCGACCCCGGGGATCATCGGCGGACCCAAGAAGGCCGGGACCTCGTTCTTCCACGCCTACGCCACGTGTGTCCTGATCCACAAGCACCGGCGATACACGGTCGGGTTGGTCACGGTGCACAAAGGGGACAAGCCACATCAGCAGGTACGAGCGCTGCTGGACCACGTGGCGGCTCGTGGGCTCACGGTTGGTGGAGTGGTGCTGGACGCCGGGTTCGACAGCGGGGACGCGCTGCTGCTGTTGCAGCAATGGGATCTGTACTACGCGGTGCCGATCCGCAAGAAGGGGAAAGGCATGAACCGGCGCAACGAGTGCTACACCACGCCGTCGGGCACCGTCGCCACGATGGAATGGGTGACCGAGAAGACGCGCCGGTCCGTGTCCACCCGGGTGCTCGTGTGGCGCCGCCCGGGTGAATCGCACGCGCGGGTATATGCGTTCTCGGGTTGGGGTGATGCGGGGGCCGTATCCGAGGCGAAGCGCGCGTGGCTCGGGCGGCGCCGGTACCGGGAGCGGTTCGGGATCGAAACCAGTTACCGGCAGAAGAACCAGGCCCGCGGGTGGACCACCAGCACCAACCCCGAGTACCGGTTGTTACTGGAGGGTGTGGCGTTGCTGTTGCGCCAGGTGTGGGTGTGCTTGGCACTCCGGATCGCACGCGCCCAGAACCGGAATGCGTGGGTGCATGAACTCCCGCTGGCCGAGATGCTCGACTGGCTCACACAACGGATCCGCTCACGATACCCACGCACACGATGTATCACACTGACCCACAATACACTTACACGCGCGGTAACGCCTTGAAACTACTGGCAAGGGAGCGGCTCGTTTAAACCACTGCCACGATCCTGAGTGAGAACCCGCTCGCCGCTGGTTTACTTCTTGGGTGCCGGGATTGGGTTTGGGAGAACGACTGGGTCGGGGAACGTGAGGTGGTACTTCGGGGCAGCCCGTCGCATCAGTTCCGCACGCAGTTTCGGGAGCTCGTTCGAGATCTTCGCACTCATCACATCCATCAGCAGCGCCGGTTTCTCTTTCTCGAACGACTTGCTCTTGTCCGCGGGGATCACCTTATCGCACTTGAGGGCAATGAACCCTTTATTGCCTTCCAGTTCGATCTGAATGAGCGGACTGACTTCGCCGGATTGGAGTTTCGCGACTGCGGCGTACACGGCCTGTTCAGCTTGTCGTTCCTCAAACGGGCGCGCACGGGGAATTAACTCGGTTCGTCCGTCGGCTGCCACACTCGACCTCGGCTGCCCCGCTTGTGGGCCGCGCCGGGCGTGGGCATCGAACTCTTTTTCGCTCTCTCGCACCTTTTCGTAGGCCGCGCGTGCCTCGGTCTCGTTGCTCCACAAGATGATGCGGCAGTCGAGCTTTTCACCATATTTCAGGTCGAACGCCCGTCGCAGTTCCGCTTCGGTTGCGGCTTTGATTTTCGCGTGCGTCAGCCGGGTGAGCATTTGCAGCGGAATGTTTACGTCTTCGTTCCATTCCTCAAGTGTCTTGGACTGGCTCTTGAGCAGTTCTTCCGTGAGCTGTGCGCGGGTCATCTTGGCCGCCGCGCAAGTCGCGTCGAGCGCCGCCTCGATTTCTAGAGGCGCGAAGGTGAATCCTTCCTGAGCGAAGCCGCGCGCGATGATCTGGTTGTTTACGAACGGTTCCAGTTCCTTCTTCCCGTACCGGCGGATGAGGTGGTTCGCGAACGCCTCGCGCGTGATTGGGACGTCGCCGAAAATGGTCGCGACCGGTTCCGACGGTTTTGGCGGTTTCGGCTCAGTTGGCTTCGCGTCCGCAGCTTTCGCGGCCGATACAGGCGCTGGTTGCGCAGAACTCTTCCACGTTCCGAAATCGGTGAATGCCGCGCCCGCTGCCACTGCCAGGGCCAGTTTCCATTTCGTAATCATGGTTCTCGTTACCCTTCCGTGAGGAACAGTACCCGGGCCGGGACCGCCCCGGAGCCCACCGTCGATTCACTTCTTGGGTGCCGGGAGCGGCTTCGGGAGAACCATCGCATCGGTAAACGCGAGGTGGAATTTCGGTTTCGCTTCGCGCTTCAGTTCGTCGAACAGCTTCGGGATCTCTTTTTCCAGTCGGGCGTTTACCACCTCGGGAAGGAGCATCGGCTTTTCCGCCTCGAACGACTTGCTCTTGTCGGCCGGGATCACCCGGTCGCACTTAACAACGATGAAGCCCGTTTCCGTTTTGATGAGGGGACTAATTTCACCCGCCTTCAGTTTTACCGCAGCCCGATGAGTGGCGTTGTCGCCGTTAATAGTCGGGGTGCGCGAGATCGGGAGGACGCGCCCGCCATTTGAAGCGAGGGCCGGTTCTGACTGGCGCCGGGCATAATCACTGAACTCATTTTCATTTTCGTGAATTCTTTCGTATGCTCCTTGTGCTTCGGTGCCCTTGTCTTTCGTCCAGGTAATGACCCGGCACGAAACCTTTTCTCCGTACTTCGCGTCAAAGGCTCGGCGCAGTTCTGCTTCGGTTATGGGCGGCATCTTCGCTTGGCACAACCGAGCGAGCATGAGGCGCGGAACAACGACGTCTTCCGCCCATTCATCAAGCGTTTTCCCGTGCCGCGGGAGCACGTCTTTCGCGAATTGGGTGCGGGTCATTCCGAGGCTCTTACAGTCCTCGTCGAGCGCCGCCAGCACGTCGTCGCCGGTGATCCCCCAGTCTCTCCGCCCGAAGGCGTGTGCGATGATCTGCGTGTTCACGAACAGATCCAGTTCCTTCTTCCCTACCGACGGATGAGGTGATCCGCGAATGCCTCGCGCGTGATTTGAACGTCGCCGAAGATGGTTGCGATCGGTTCCGGCCCGCTCACCGCCGGGATCTTTTTCTCGAGCGCTGCGGGCTTATCGGGGGGTAGCGCGGGCGGTAACGCAGCCACGGGCTGGTTCGGAGCGGTCGGTGTCGGTGGGTGTGCGGACGTTTGCCACGCACCGACACCGCTCAACCCGACGCACGCGGCGATCATGGCGCCGGCCAGTTTCCATTTCACGATCATCGATTTCACAGCCCCTTCCGTGAGGAACAAAACCCCGGCCGGGACCGCCCCGGCCGTTCGCGTGAGCGTGTGGACCGCGTTGCGCACGGTCGCGCTCGCCAGTGACGCGGGTACGGTCAGCGCCAGCCCCGCGGTGACCGGGGCGACGCCGCGTCGGGCGAGCCGGGCGCGGAGCATCTTGCGCCCGCGTGCCAGCCGACTCGACAGCGTGCCCTCGGTCAGCCCCAGTTCGCGGGCCGCGGCGCGCCGACTCGTCCCCTGGATTTCGCACAGGATCAGCGGCTGGCGGTAGATCGCCGGCAGTGCGGCGAGTTCTTCGTCGAGGACCGCGCTCGCGTCGTCCGGTTCGCTCGACGGGATCGGTTGATCGCTCATCGCGGGTACCTGCCTTTCGTTCGCCAGGCGTTTGGCGCGGGCCGACCGTGCCCGGCGCGTCACCCGGAGCGCGACGCCGTAGAGCCACGGACCGAGTGACTCGCGCCACTCGGTCCCGCGTGCCCGGTTCACGAGCACGAGAAACGTGGCCTGGAACGCATCCTCGGCGTCCGGTGTGGCGCCCAGGAACCGGCGACACACGCCCAAGACGGTGGGGCCGTGGCGCCGGACCAGTTCCGCGAACGCGGCCTGATCGGTGCTTTTGAGAAACGCCGCTACGAGGTGAGCGTCGGTTCGCGGATCGTCCGCGCCCGCGGTCAACCGGGATACGGCGTGAAGGAGACTGGCCGGCATCGTGCGCCTCCGTGCGACGGGTCCGTTCAGAAGGGTATTGCAGCGAACCGCCTCGCGCGTCCCTATTTTTCCGCAACCGGTTCCGGGGAGCAAAAAAGAACGCGGTCGGCGCGAACAGAATTCGCGCCGACCGCGTGGGTTGAGGTTCGATCAAAGCGTGAGCTATTTGTCCGTGATCGGCGGTTTGAGCGGTGCCGGCGGTTTGTTCGGGGTACCCGGGGTGGTCGGTCCCGTCGGAGTGCCCGGCACCACCGGGTTGGTTGACACGGGCGGGGTACTCGGTGCCGGCGGTTTGCTCGGTGCGGGCGCCGGTTTCGGGTCTTGTGCCCGCAACGGGTTCTCGGGCTTCGCGATGGCGAACGGCCGAACGGCCGACGGGCGCCCGAGCGTCGGGTTCTGCGCCCCGCCGCTCAACTGGCGCACGCGGGCGGTCGCGTAGGTATCGAGTTCGTGGATGTAGACTACCCCGTCCTCGTCGATGTCGCCGTACCCGGACAGCCCCTCGACCAACCCGAGCGTGAAGAACCCGGCCTTGCTGATCGGGCTCTCGATGGCGTACTCGCGCCCGAGCGAGGCGCACATGACGATCACCCCGGAGTCCTCGGCCGTCAGGTCGCGGACGAGGGTGTCGGCCTGGGCCGGGGCGCGCTCCTTCTCGGCGACCGAGCCGGAGTGACAGGCGTCCAGAATGGCGACCAACCGGCCGGGCATGTTGTCGAGCCGGGCCTTGAACTCGTCCCCGGGCAGGCACGAAGTGCCCTCGAAATCGTCCTGTTTGACGTCGAACGGGACGAGGTAGAACCGGTTGAAGAGGTCGCGCATCCCGTGGCCGGAGAAGGAGACGATGCCGACGTCCTGGGGCGTCATCTTCGACTTCATCCAGTCCAACCCGTCGCGGATGCCCTGTTTGGTCGCGTTCTTATCGGTGAGCAGCTTTACCTCGATCTTGGAGAACACGTTTTTCGACTTGTCCTTGAACGCCGCGGCGAGCATTTCCGCGTCGGTGGCGCAGTATCGCAGCTTCAGACTACCGGGGTAGTCGGACACCCCCATCGCGAGGACGTACAGGTTCGGTTTGGGGATCTCGCCCGGGCGGACCACGACGCCAACCTTTGACATGCCCTTGCTCACAGAGGAGTCGGCGATGACGGCGACGGTGTGCGTTCCGGGCACGAGGGGAACTTCCCAGGTGGCTTCCGCCGGGACGCTCGGGTCGGCGTTCTCGAACCGCTTCACACCGGCAGTCCCTTTAAAAGGGCGCCCGTTCACGAGGAGGCGCATCGCGGTGATCGGGTGCTTGGTGCTCGTCGCGTGGGCCTTCACGGTGAAACTGTCCTTGTCGACTTTGATCTCGGTTTCGGTGAACCCGTCGAGCGTGACTTCCGGCGGGAGCACGTCGGCCACGCTGGTCGTCTGGACCAGGGCCTTGTCGAATTTCTGGGCCATCGCCATTGCCGCTTGCAGGTTGCCGGCGGGGATGAGGTACTTGAGCAGCGCCGGCTGGTACATGGACGAGCGGAACCGCTCGGCCGGGTGGACCTGCGGGATCTTGACCCCGGCCGCTTGGATCTGCCAGGCGATGAGGCGCTCGCCCTGCCCGGAACAGGCGTAGTACCCTTCCGGGGTCCACGCGATCCACTCGCGCCCGGCGATGAAAATCGACATGATCGGTTCCTCGCGGTTCCGCTGCCAGATGCGGATCGTCTGGTCGGACGAGCCGGTCGCGAAGTATTTGCTGTCCGGCGACGGGGTCACGCAGAGTACGTTCCCGCTGTGGCCGACGAAATTTCCCATGATCCCGAGGTTCGCCGGGTTGACCATGTACAGGTTCCGGACCCCGCCCACGAGCACCGCGTTCCCCTTCGGCAGGATGGTGGCCGAGTAGATCGGTTCGCGGCCGGGGAGGGCGACCAGCGCCGGCTCGCGCCCGGCCGTCTGGACCATGAACACGCTCTTTTCCGTGCGCAGTTTGACCCCGGCGTCGTCACTTTCCACCGTTTGGGTGTACTTGGACGGGTCGGGCGGGTTGCCGACGCCGAACTCGTCGAGTCGGAAGGTGTTCTCCAGCGCGAGCACCCCTTCGTCTTTCTTGTTGCTGTTGCCCCACGCGATCGACTTGCCGTCCTTCGCCCACGCGATCGCCCACACGCCGTTCCCGGTACCGGCCAGCCGGTGCTCGATCTTGGCGTCGTCCGATTTCCAGATCAGCGTCTCGTTCTGGTTCCCGCCGCTGGACACGATCTGGCTCCCGTCGGCCGAGATGTCGAGCGCGAACACGACGTTGCTGTGGGCCGTGACGCCGACCCGCGGCACCCCGCTGTCGGCCGAGACGATGCCGGTCCACCCGCCGACGCCGGGGCTCGCGCCCGCGACCGCGATCTCGCGGTCATTGGGCGTGAATTGCAGTTGGTGAATGCGCACCGGTTTGCCGCCGTGGGTGACGGGCGCCAGGCTCTTTTGGAACTGCCCGTTCGCGGAGCCGAGCATGATCTCGCCCGTGGTCGTGCCGACCGCGAGCGTCTGGCCGTCGTTGCTCCAGGCGAGTGCCGAGGGCGTGACCCCGCTGATCGGGAAATCCTTGTGCTGGGCGGTCGCCGCGAAGTTCCAGATCTGTACGAAGTGGTCGGCCCCGAGGGTGGCGAGCAGTTTCGCCTTCGGGTTCGGGTTGTACTTCACCTCCAGCACCCGCGCCTTGCTGATCGGGGGCGCGGGGTACGACGCGCCCGTGGACACGTTCACCATCTGGATCGTGCCGTTCTCGCACCCGACGCCGAGCCAGTTGCCGTCGTTGGAGAAGCTCAGGCCAGTGACCGTAGCGCTACCCACGTCGAGGCGCTTGATGAGCGCGCCGGTGTCGGGCGCGACGATGTAGATCGGCACCTGCCCGCCCTTAACTTTGGCCAGCGGTTCCCCAGAGACCGCGAGCCGCTTGCCGGACCGGGACATCGCCGCTGCCAAGAGTGAGCCTTCGTGACCCGGACCCGCGGGGAACCGGACGGTCTTCACCGTTTCGTTGGTGGTCGGGTCCCAGAACCGCACCGCCTTGTCTTCGCCAACAGTGATGATCTGGTCATTTTTCGTGTTGAAGAACACCTTGCCGACGAACCCGGTGTGTCCGCCGGAGTCGAGCGTCAGTAGCGGGCGCAGCGTGCCCTTCGGTAGCGCTGGGGGGACCGGTAGTGGGCCGTCCGGCTTGAACGTGGTGGCGCGGACGAACGGGTCTTCGTCCGGCGCCAGCGGGGGAACGGGCGGTGCCTTGACTACGGGCGCCGTTGTCGTGAGCTTCCCGCCGCTGGGACGGATCTTCGGCGGGGGAGGGAGCGGAGGGAGCTGCGGCTCCTGTGGGTTAGCATTCTTGGGAGGGTTGGCGTTCGGGTTGGGGGGCGTGTTCGGCCCCGGGCCGGGCTTGGGTGGGTCCGCGTTCGGGCCGGGATTCGGCGTGGATGGGATCGGCCCGTTTGTCGGCTGGGGCTTCACCTCGGCCGTTGAGTCGTTCTTTGTCGGTTTACTCGATCCCGTGAGAGCAAAAATCAGCGCGCCGAGACCGCCGAGCAACAGTACCCCGGCAACGGCGCCCGCGATGATGATCTTCTGTTGTCCGGAGTCACCGCCCGCCTTCTTCTTTTTCTTTCGGGGAGCGTCGTCTTCGTCGTCTTCGTCATCATCGTCTCGACGGGAACGCTTGGTTGCCCGGGCGGATTTGGCATCCTCGGCCTTGAGGCGCTCTTTGGTGCCCGTACCGGGTTTGGACTTCTTTGATTTGGTCGGCGGTTCGTCCGCTTCCAGTGTGGCGACGAAGTCGTACCCGCACTTCAGGCAGGTAACGTCGTGGTCGCCCTCACCGTCAACGGTGAAGCGCATACTGGCGTCACACTTCGGGCACGGGGTCTTAATTACGGGCACGGGCGCACCGTTGGGTCGTGAACGGGGACTACGGATAAGCAGCGGATTGTGCTGGCAGGTCGCACAAGCAAGTAGGAGTTATGAAATGCTGATCGGTTGGTGTTCGTTCGTCAAGTAGAAAAGTTTTTCGTAACGGTCTTTCGTTACACACGTCCGGTCGGAATGTTCAGCACCTGAATCGTTTTCTCATGGCTTCGTCATTTTTGTGGGCGGGCACTTGCAGCTACCCAAATTGAAGGGCGCTGGCACGCCCGTTGCATTACCTCTTCACATAACGGCGGTCGGGCCGATAAACCCGGCACGAATGGCAACAAAGTCACAAGTTTAAGGAGACCGATCATGGCCGATACGATCAAAGGCAAACTGGTTGAAGCGGGTAATGCGATCTCGGAAACGGCCCAGAAGGTCGCGAACCGGGCCAGCGAAAAGGCGGAAGAAGCCAAGAACTGGGTGAACGAGAAGCTGAACAAGGCCCAGAATCGTGCAGACGAGGCCGCAGAGAAGGCCCAGAACGAAGCGGAGGCGGCCAAGGCTGATGCCGAGGCCAAAGACTGTAACAAGTGCCCATAACCGTCTGACCGCGGTTATCCAGCAGGGCCACCCACTAAGTGGGTGGCCCTGTTTGCGTTTGGTGGCGCGAATTCTACGCCCTTTTTTCGTGTACTGCGATCCGTGCTTGTGGCAGCTTTTCCGGAGAATTTGAGCAATCAGCTTCGCACATCTCCGCTGCTTGAGTGACGCACGCTGCGGGGAGAAGAGTTTTGCCAGGATCAACAGGATTTACGGGATGAAGACCTGACGCGCGGTATCCACGGGATCTTGTTGATCCCGTTAATCCTGTCAAAGCTATTCCCGCCCTACGTGCGCTTCTGGTTGTTCACCCGCACTTGCGGCAGCCCGCGGCGGTCCTTCTCGAAGTAGCAGATCTCGACGAGCGTCGGCCACAGTTCGATCGAACCCTTGATGACCGACACCACGTCGTCCGCAATGCGGAGCAGGTTCTGTTGGAAGAAGTCCGGCTCGAAGCTGTAGAACGCCTTTTGGAGATTGGCCGCGAACAATCGCAGTGCGTCCGCGCGTTCCGACTGTGCAGTCCCGGCCGCCTCAATCGCGCGACTGTGTAGCGCCGCGACTTTGTCCAGGCTTCGCGCCGCGTCCTCGGCCGTCACCTCGCCGCTGTAGTCGAACCCGATGGTCAATTCGTCCGTGTGGCTGAGCGTGTCCTTGATCTTCCGCTTGAGCAGGTTGCACACTTCCTCGTTGAAGACCTCGGCGGCCACCGGGTTCCGCATGTAGTTCGACTTGGTGTGGTTTTGGGCCGCATCTACGTGCGCCGCGGCAACCTGATCCTGCCGCACCCACAACCGGTACACGTAGTCCTCGAACCGCAGTCGCGTGGGGAAGAACGGCGGGAGGCCGAACGTGTTGTCGTACCCGGCGACGCCGCAATCCATTCGCCAATTCAGTTTGGTGACCGCGGGGCGGAAGTTGACCAGCACGTAAAGCTCGTTCAGCTCGTCCGGGTCCACTTGCTCGTCGTTGGTCAGGAACAGCTCGGCGAAGTCGAGTGCGTCCACGTCGTTCGTTCCCGATCGGAACGTTTGAGCCATCTTCACGACCGCGTCCGGGCGGACCGAGCCTTTTTGCAGCAGCAGCGAGTTTTCCCGGCTCACGCCCTTGGTCGCGTTGGTCTCCAGGTCCATTGCGGTATCGACTAACAGCTCACCTGTCTCGTAGTTCGCCGGCACGTCGCTGGCGCGTTTGCCGAGCACGTCCAGGAACGCGCCGAGTACGTCGAACGATTTCCGCACGTACCCGTTCTGATTCACGCGGTGGAGCCGACCGCGGCTGATTTCGCCCTCGTCGAGCGATTCCAGACTGTCTTCCATGAGGGCGTAGGGCCGCATGTCGTCGTCGGCCGATACTACCAATCCGCCGAGTGTGTACATGAGGGCGCAGTTGCGGTTCCCGCCGTAACTCGGGCGGAACAGGTTCTTCACCAGTCCGTCCAATCGCTTGTCGCGCAGCCGCTGACCGATGTAGCTGGTGAACGCCTCCTTCTCTCGTGGCCCGACGTAGAACACGTCGCTGTAAGTGCGGGTTCGTTCGAGGAGCGGGTAATACTTCTCCTGAGCGGCCGGGCTGGAGTCGTCGAACACGATGATCTTCGGCGAGTGCCCGTTGCGTCGAAAGTGTTCGTCGTAGGCTTCGACTGTCTCGCCCACGTCGCGGAGCCGGTACGTAGGAATGACGAAATACAGGTCGCGGGCATGCATTTTAGGAGCGTCCAGGACGCAGTTACTGCGTCAATAGCCGCACACGCGACGGGCGGCTCGCTGAATCACAGCTCAAATCACCGACCCGTAGTTGCGGGGCGGGGAGCTAACGCACTGCCCGTGCCGGACCGATTAGAGAACTGGAAGTGGTTTCGTAGATGAGTGTTGCGAACGATGGGCTGTCAGAGTGAGTAGCCGAAACTCGTGCGAAATGCCGTGGTCGGATTGCAGCCTGCAACCCGACCATAGTGCTGGTTAGATCCACTCGGCCTTCACGCGAAGGGTTTCGCCGGCGGAGTATTCGAGCGGGATTGCGTCGCCGTTCATCGCGAGCGGTTGGAGCACGTTCCCCATCCCGTCCACGAGCGCGGCCGTGTTCGGGTCGCGTGCGAACCGCAGGTCTGCTGCCCCACTGAACCCCGCCGTTTCAATGAGCGAACCGGTGATTGCACGGTTCGCGCCTTCACTCGGGTCGCACGGGCGCAGGCTCATTAACAACAGACTTGGCATGTCGATGTGGGCCAGCCAGCCGGCCGCGCCGATTGCGGGCGGGCCTTTCTCAGTGAACACCACCGGCGACGGCGACACCCAGCCCTGCGCGGTCTGCATCGGTACGTCG
This region of Gemmata massiliana genomic DNA includes:
- a CDS encoding RNA polymerase sigma factor — its product is MPASLLHAVSRLTAGADDPRTDAHLVAAFLKSTDQAAFAELVRRHGPTVLGVCRRFLGATPDAEDAFQATFLVLVNRARGTEWRESLGPWLYGVALRVTRRARSARAKRLANERQVPAMSDQPIPSSEPDDASAVLDEELAALPAIYRQPLILCEIQGTSRRAAARELGLTEGTLSSRLARGRKMLRARLARRGVAPVTAGLALTVPASLASATVRNAVHTLTRTAGAVPAGVLFLTEGAVKSMIVKWKLAGAMIAACVGLSGVGAWQTSAHPPTPTAPNQPVAALPPALPPDKPAALEKKIPAVSGPEPIATIFGDVQITREAFADHLIRR
- a CDS encoding caspase family protein, which produces MRFTVDGEGDHDVTCLKCGYDFVATLEADEPPTKSKKSKPGTGTKERLKAEDAKSARATKRSRRDDDDEDDEDDAPRKKKKKAGGDSGQQKIIIAGAVAGVLLLGGLGALIFALTGSSKPTKNDSTAEVKPQPTNGPIPSTPNPGPNADPPKPGPGPNTPPNPNANPPKNANPQEPQLPPLPPPPKIRPSGGKLTTTAPVVKAPPVPPLAPDEDPFVRATTFKPDGPLPVPPALPKGTLRPLLTLDSGGHTGFVGKVFFNTKNDQIITVGEDKAVRFWDPTTNETVKTVRFPAGPGHEGSLLAAAMSRSGKRLAVSGEPLAKVKGGQVPIYIVAPDTGALIKRLDVGSATVTGLSFSNDGNWLGVGCENGTIQMVNVSTGASYPAPPISKARVLEVKYNPNPKAKLLATLGADHFVQIWNFAATAQHKDFPISGVTPSALAWSNDGQTLAVGTTTGEIMLGSANGQFQKSLAPVTHGGKPVRIHQLQFTPNDREIAVAGASPGVGGWTGIVSADSGVPRVGVTAHSNVVFALDISADGSQIVSSGGNQNETLIWKSDDAKIEHRLAGTGNGVWAIAWAKDGKSIAWGNSNKKDEGVLALENTFRLDEFGVGNPPDPSKYTQTVESDDAGVKLRTEKSVFMVQTAGREPALVALPGREPIYSATILPKGNAVLVGGVRNLYMVNPANLGIMGNFVGHSGNVLCVTPSPDSKYFATGSSDQTIRIWQRNREEPIMSIFIAGREWIAWTPEGYYACSGQGERLIAWQIQAAGVKIPQVHPAERFRSSMYQPALLKYLIPAGNLQAAMAMAQKFDKALVQTTSVADVLPPEVTLDGFTETEIKVDKDSFTVKAHATSTKHPITAMRLLVNGRPFKGTAGVKRFENADPSVPAEATWEVPLVPGTHTVAVIADSSVSKGMSKVGVVVRPGEIPKPNLYVLAMGVSDYPGSLKLRYCATDAEMLAAAFKDKSKNVFSKIEVKLLTDKNATKQGIRDGLDWMKSKMTPQDVGIVSFSGHGMRDLFNRFYLVPFDVKQDDFEGTSCLPGDEFKARLDNMPGRLVAILDACHSGSVAEKERAPAQADTLVRDLTAEDSGVIVMCASLGREYAIESPISKAGFFTLGLVEGLSGYGDIDEDGVVYIHELDTYATARVRQLSGGAQNPTLGRPSAVRPFAIAKPENPLRAQDPKPAPAPSKPPAPSTPPVSTNPVVPGTPTGPTTPGTPNKPPAPLKPPITDK
- a CDS encoding peptidylprolyl isomerase, with protein sequence MNTQIIAHAFGRRDWGITGDDVLAALDEDCKSLGMTRTQFAKDVLPRHGKTLDEWAEDVVVPRLMLARLCQAKMPPITEAELRRAFDAKYGEKVSCRVITWTKDKGTEAQGAYERIHENENEFSDYARRQSEPALASNGGRVLPISRTPTINGDNATHRAAVKLKAGEISPLIKTETGFIVVKCDRVIPADKSKSFEAEKPMLLPEVVNARLEKEIPKLFDELKREAKPKFHLAFTDAMVLPKPLPAPKK